TATCATGACACCAATATCTTTCCTGCGATGATGGAATCTTGCTTTGAAATGGCTAAAACTGGTTTCGAGCTATCTTTATGGCTTACAGGAGCAATGGCTCTCTGGCTTGGCATATTAAATATTGGTGAAGAAAGCGGCATCATAAAAAAACTAACCAAAGTAGTTTCGCCATTTTTCAAAAAGCTCTTCCCCGAAATTCCTGAAAATCATCCAGTGCTTACTCCTATGATTATGAACTTTTCAGCGAACATGCTTGGTCTTGATAATGCGGCTACTCCATTAGGCTTAAAAACCATGCAAGGTCTTCAAGAATTGAATCCGCATAAGGATAAGGCTTCCAACGCTCAAATCATGTTTTTGGTTTTGAACACAAGTGGATTGACACTTATTCCTATTAGTGTGATGATCTATAGACAGCAATTTGGAGCCGCAAACCCAAGCGATGTCTTTATACCTATACTTCTCGCTACTTTCTTTTCAACACTTGCCGGATTAATTTCGGTTTCTATTTTCCAAAAAATCAATCTTTTTGACAAAACTATTATCGGTTTTCTTGGTGGAATGACCCTGCTTATCTCATGCCTGATTTACTATTTTTCAACTCTGGAAAGTTCCGAAGTCCAAATTATTTCGAAAACAGCAAGCAACGTCATCTTATTTGGTGTAATTATTGGAATAATCCTTCTTGGTTTAAAAGCG
The Aureibacter tunicatorum DNA segment above includes these coding regions:
- a CDS encoding nucleoside recognition domain-containing protein, whose amino-acid sequence is MALNYIWISFFVISFVVGLVKLIFYHDTNIFPAMMESCFEMAKTGFELSLWLTGAMALWLGILNIGEESGIIKKLTKVVSPFFKKLFPEIPENHPVLTPMIMNFSANMLGLDNAATPLGLKTMQGLQELNPHKDKASNAQIMFLVLNTSGLTLIPISVMIYRQQFGAANPSDVFIPILLATFFSTLAGLISVSIFQKINLFDKTIIGFLGGMTLLISCLIYYFSTLESSEVQIISKTASNVILFGVIIGIILLGLKAKINVYNSFVEGAKGAFDIAITIIPYLIAMLVAIGVFRASGAMDYIIELAKSIIGVFGVDSRFVDSLPTAFMKPLSGSGARGMMVETMKTHGADSFQGFLSSIMQGSTETTLYVVALYFGAVKVRNSRHAITCGLIADAVGIIAAIFLAYIFFTETK